Proteins encoded by one window of Macaca fascicularis isolate 582-1 chromosome 10, T2T-MFA8v1.1:
- the MN1 gene encoding transcriptional activator MN1, with amino-acid sequence MFGLDQFEPQINSRNAGQGERNFNETGLSMNTHFKAPTFHTGGPPGPVDPAMSALGEPPILGMNMEPYGFHTRGHSELHAGGLQAQPVHGFFGGQQPHHGHPGSHHPHQHHPHFGGNFGGPDPGASCLHGGRLLGYGGAAGGLGSQPPFAEGYEHMAESQGPESFGPQRPGNLPDFHSSGASGHAVPAPCLPLDQSPNRAASFHGLPSSSSSDSHSLEPRRVTNQGAVDSLEYNYPGEGPSGHFDMFSPSDSEGQLPHYAAGRQVPGGAFPGASAMPRAAGMVGLSKMHAQPPQQQPQQQQQQPQQQQQQQQHGVFFERFGGARKMPVGLEPSVGSRHPLMQPPQQAPPPPQQQPPQQPPQQQPPPPPGLLVRQNSCPPALPRPQQGEAGTPSGGLQDGGPMLPSQHAQFEYPIHRLENRSMHPYSEPVFSMQHPPPQQAPNQRLQHFDAPPYMNVAKRPRFDFPGSAGVDRCASWNGSMHNGALDNHLSPSAYPGLPGEFTPPVPDSFPSGPPLQHPAPDHQSLQQQQQQQQQQQQQQQQQQQQQQQQQRQNAALMIKQMASRNQQQRLRQPNLAQLGHPGDVSQGGLVHGGPVGGLAQPNFEREGGSTGAGRLGTFEQQAPHLAQESAWFSGPHPPPGDLLPRRMGGSGLPADCGPHDPSLAPPPPPGGSGVLFRGPLQDPMRMPGEGHVPALPSPGLQFGGSLGGLGQLQSPGAGVGLPGAASERRPPPPDFATSALGGQPGFPFGAASRQATPHSGPGVNSPPSAGGGGGSSGGGGGGGAYPPQPDFQPSQRTSASKLGALSLGSFNKPSSKDNLFGQSCLAALSTACQNMIASLGAPNLNVTFNKKNPPEGKRKLSQNETDGAAVAGNPGSDYFPGGTAPGAPGTGGPSGTSSSGSKASGPPNPPAQGDGTSLSPNYTLESTSGNDGKPVPGGGGRGRGRRKRDSGHVSPGTFFDKYSAAPDSGGAPGVSPGQQQASGAAVGGSSAGETRGAPTPHEKALTSPSWGKGAELLLGDQPDLIGSLDGGAKSDSSSPHVGEFASDEVSTSYANEDEVSSSSDNPQALVKASRSPLVTGSPKLPPRVGAGEHGPKAPPPALGLGIMSNSTSTPDSYGGGGGPGHPGTPGLEQVRTPTSSSGAPPPDEIHPLEILQAQIQLQRQQFSISEDQPLGLKGGKKGECAVGASGAQNGDSELGSCCSEAVKSAMSTIDLDSLMAEHSAAWYMPADKALVDSADDDKTLAPWEKAKPQNPNSKEAHDLPANKASATQPGSHLQCLSVHCTDDVGDAKARASVPTWRSLHSDISNRFGTFVAALT; translated from the coding sequence ATGTTTGGGCTGGACCAATTCGAGCCCCAGATCAACAGCAGGAACGCTGGCCAGGGCGAGAGGAACTTTAACGAGACCGGACTGAGCATGAACACCCACTTTAAGGCCCCGACTTTCCACACTGGGGGGCCCCCTGGCCCTGTGGATCCTGCCATGAGCGCGCTGGGCGAGCCCCCGATCTTGGGTATGAACATGGAGCCCTACGGCTTCCACACGCGCGGCCACTCGGAGTTGCACGCAGGGGGGCTGCAGGCGCAGCCTGTGCACGGCTTCTTTGGCGGCCAGCAGCCTCACCACGGCCACCCGGGAAGTCACCATCCCCACCAGCATCACCCCCACTTTGGGGGCAACTTCGGTGGCCCGGACCCGGGGGCCTCGTGCCTGCACGGGGGTCGCCTGCTCGGCTACGGCGGCGCAGCCGGAGGCCTGGGCAGCCAGCCGCCCTTCGCCGAGGGTTATGAGCACATGGCAGAGAGCCAGGGGCCTGAGAGCTTCGGCCCGCAGCGACCGGGGAACCTCCCGGACTTCCACAGTTCGGGTGCCTCCGGCCACGCCGTGCCGGCCCCATGCCTGCCGCTGGACCAGAGCCCTAACCGAGCCGCCTCCTTCCACGGCCTGCCCTCCTCCAGCAGCTCCGATTCCCACAGTCTGGAGCCCCGGAGGGTGACGAACCAAGGAGCCGTCGACTCGCTGGAATACAATTACCCGGGCGAGGGGCCCTCGggacattttgacatgttttcgCCCTCTGACTCCGAAGGGCAGCTGCCTCATTATGCAGCTGGTCGCCAGGTTCCCGGGGGCGCTTTCCCGGGCGCCTCGGCCATGCCCAGGGCTGCGGGCATGGTGGGCTTGTCCAAAATGCACGCCCAGCCACCGCAGCAGCagccgcagcagcagcagcagcaaccccagcagcagcagcagcagcagcagcatggtGTGTTCTTTGAGAGGTTCGGTGGGGCCAGAAAGATGCCTGTGGGTCTGGAGCCCTCAGTGGGCTCCAGGCACCCGTTAATGCAGCCTCCCCAGCAGGCCCCGCCACCCCCTCAGCAGCAGCCCCCGCAGCAACCGCCACAGCagcagccgccgccgccacccGGGCTTCTAGTCCGACAAAATTCGTGCCCGCCTGCGCTCCCTCGGCCCCAGCAGGGCGAGGCGGGCACGCCCAGCGGCGGCCTGCAGGACGGAGGCCCCATGCTGCCCAGCCAGCACGCGCAATTCGAGTATCCCATCCACCGGCTGGAGAACCGGAGCATGCACCCTTATTCCGAGCCTGTTTTCAGCATGCAGCATCCTCCTCCGCAGCAGGCGCCCAACCAGCGGCTGCAGCATTTCGACGCGCCCCCCTACATGAACGTGGCCAAGAGGCCGCGCTTCGACTTCCCGGGCAGCGCGGGAGTGGACCGCTGCGCTTCGTGGAACGGCAGCATGCACAACGGCGCTCTGGATAACCACCTCTCCCCCTCCGCCTACCCAGGCCTACCCGGCGAGTTCACACCGCCTGTGCCCGACAGCTTCCCTTCGGGGCCGCCCCTGCAGCATCCGGCCCCGGACCACCAGtccctgcagcagcagcagcaacaacagcagcaacagcagcagcagcagcaacagcaacagcaacagcagcagcagcagcagcgccaAAACGCGGCCCTCATGATTAAGCAGATGGCGTCGCGgaatcagcagcagaggctgcgcCAGCCCAACCTGGCTCAGCTAGGCCACCCCGGGGACGTGAGCCAGGGCGGCCTGGTGCATGGCGGCCCGGTGGGCGGCTTGGCTCAGCCGAACTTTGAGCGCGAAGGCGGCAGCACGGGCGCCGGGCGTCTGGGCACCTTCGAGCAGCAGGCGCCGCACTTGGCTCAAGAGAGCGCGTGGTTCTCAGGTCCGCACCCGCCGCCCGGAGACCTGCTGCCCCGTAGGATGGGCGGCTCGGGCCTGCCCGCTGACTGTGGCCCGCACGACCCCAGCCTGGCGCCCCCTCCTCCGCCCGGTGGCTCGGGGGTGCTGTTCCGGGGCCCTCTGCAGGACCCGATGAGGATGCCCGGAGAGGGCCACGTGCCCGCGCTGCCCTCACCGGGCCTGCAGTTCGGGGGCAGTCTGGGCGGCCTGGGTCAGCTGCAGTCGCCCGGGGCGGGCGTGGGGCTCCCCGGCGCTGCTTCCGAGCGCCGGCCCCCTCCGCCGGACTTCGCTACGTCTGCGCTCGGGGGCCAGCCGGGCTTTCCGTTTGGTGCAGCAAGCCGGCAGGCCACGCCGCACAGCGGTCCAGGCGTGAACTCACCCCCCAGCGCGGGAGGGGGCGGTGGCAGCTCCGGTGGCGGCGGTGGCGGGGGTGCCTACCCGCCGCAGCCTGATTTCCAGCCCAGCCAGCGCACCTCGGCCAGTAAACTGGGCGCGCTCTCGCTGGGCTCCTTCAACAAGCCCAGCTCCAAGGACAACCTGTTCGGCCAGAGCTGCCTGGCTGCGCTCTCCACCGCTTGCCAGAACATGATCGCCAGCCTCGGGGCCCCCAACCTCAACGTGACCTTCAACAAGAAGAACCCGCCCGAGGGCAAGAGGAAACTGAGCCAGAACGAGACCGACGGCGCGGCAGTGGCCGGCAACCCGGGCTCGGATTACTTCCCAGGAGGGACTGCTCCTGGGGCCCCAGGAACCGGAGGCCCATCCGGGACCAGTAGCAGCGGCTCCAAAGCCTCGGGGCCACCCAACCCTCCAGCCCAGGGGGACGGCACCAGCCTCTCCCCCAACTACACCCTGGAATCCACGTCGGGGAATGACGGCAAGCCGGTCCCCGGGGGCGGCGGCCGGGGACGGGGTCGCAGAAAAAGGGACAGTGGTCACGTGAGCCCTGGCACCTTCTTTGACAAGTACTCGGCGGCTCCGGACAGCGGGGGCGCACCTGGGGTGAGCCCAGGGCAGCAGCAAGCGTCAGGTGCAGCCGTCGGGGGAAGCTCCGCAGGGGAGACGCGCGGGGCACCGACGCCCCACGAAAAGGCGCTCACGTCGCCATCCTGGGGGAAGGGGGCTGAGTTGCTCCTGGGGGATCAGCCAGACCTCATTGGGTCCCTGGACGGTGGGGCCAAATCGGACAGTAGTTCGCCACACGTGGGTGAGTTCGCCTCGGACGAGGTGAGCACGAGCTACGCCAATGAGGACGAGGTGTCGTCCAGTTCTGACAACCCCCAGGCACTAGTTAAAGCGAGCAGGAGTCCCCTGGTGACCGGCTCGCCCAAACTCCCTCCCCGTGTAGGCGCCGGGGAACACGGACCGAAGGCGCCCCCGCCCGCCCTCGGCCTGGGCATCATGTCTAACTCTACCTCGACCCCTGACAGCTACGGCGGCGGTGGGGGCCCGGGCCATCCGGGCACGCCGGGCCTGGAGCAGGTCCGCACCCCGACGAGCAGCAGTGGCGCCCCACCACCCGACGAGATCCACCCCCTGGAGATCCTTCAGGCGCAGATTCAGCTACAGAGGCAGCAGTTCAGCATCTCCGAGGACCAGCCTCTGGGGCTGAAGGGTGGCAAGAAGGGTGAGTGCGCCGTCGGGGCCTCAGGGGCGCAGAATGGCGACAGCGAGCTGGGCAGCTGCTGCTCCGAGGCAGTCAAGAGCGCCATGAGCACCATCGACCTGGACTCGCTGATGGCAGAGCACAGCGCTGCCTGGTACATGCCCGCTGACAAGGCCCTGGTGGACAGCGCGGACGACGACAAGACGTTGGCGCCCTGGGAGAAGGCCAAACCCCAGAACCCCAACAGCAAAGAAG